In Pseudomonas sp. MYb327, one DNA window encodes the following:
- a CDS encoding IS3 family transposase, with amino-acid sequence MIAELRESFPTAIVCRVFDVKRSSFYEWIQRRTKLRLSREELKSKVVELHSESREAMGSRMISKGLKSQNIAVGRELARTLMKEANIVSKQRQPHPFRSKGVEAFVAPNLLKRNFKPTAVDQVWCGDVTSLMVGKRWVHLAVVIDLFARRVIGWAFSLVNDANLVSKALRMATEVRTCPAGLMFHSDQGCQGGFNRSSQHLDRGVYGTTRRMDAKIDGPGSDAFSRCTLTS; translated from the coding sequence ATGATCGCAGAGCTAAGAGAGTCATTCCCGACTGCCATTGTGTGCCGTGTTTTCGATGTGAAGCGCAGCAGCTTTTATGAGTGGATTCAGCGGCGCACCAAGCTGCGGCTCAGTCGCGAAGAGCTCAAGTCGAAAGTGGTTGAGCTGCACAGCGAAAGCCGGGAAGCCATGGGCTCCAGAATGATCAGCAAGGGCCTGAAGTCGCAAAACATAGCGGTCGGAAGGGAGCTGGCCAGAACGCTGATGAAAGAGGCCAACATTGTCAGTAAACAACGCCAGCCGCATCCATTCAGATCCAAAGGCGTTGAAGCATTTGTTGCGCCCAATTTGCTCAAGCGCAATTTCAAGCCGACTGCTGTCGATCAGGTCTGGTGCGGCGACGTTACTAGCCTAATGGTGGGCAAACGCTGGGTTCATCTGGCCGTCGTGATCGACTTGTTTGCTCGCCGAGTGATTGGCTGGGCGTTTTCGCTGGTCAATGACGCCAACTTGGTCAGCAAGGCGCTACGCATGGCGACAGAGGTACGAACGTGCCCTGCGGGCCTGATGTTCCATTCGGATCAGGGCTGTCAGGGCGGATTCAACCGGTCGTCGCAACACCTTGATCGAGGTGTTTATGGGACGACCCGCAGGATGGATGCAAAAATTGACGGGCCGGGGAGCGATGCGTTCTCCAGGTGCACCCTCACTTCGTAA
- a CDS encoding IS3 family transposase, giving the protein MNERKVYTREFKLHAASMVLDDNCPVPDVCASLDIGPTALRRWVDQVRKEREGQPVKGTKAITEDQRQIQELKAKIKRMEMEAEILKKATALLMSDPDRFR; this is encoded by the coding sequence ATGAACGAAAGAAAGGTCTATACCCGCGAGTTCAAGCTGCATGCGGCCAGCATGGTGCTTGATGATAACTGCCCCGTGCCAGACGTTTGTGCATCGCTGGACATCGGCCCTACCGCTTTACGGCGCTGGGTCGATCAGGTTCGTAAGGAACGTGAAGGGCAGCCAGTCAAAGGCACCAAGGCGATTACCGAGGATCAGCGCCAGATCCAGGAACTAAAAGCCAAGATCAAGCGCATGGAGATGGAAGCCGAAATCCTAAAAAAGGCTACCGCTCTCTTGATGTCGGATCCCGATCGTTTTCGATGA
- a CDS encoding TolC family protein, with product MSLKAFLPSLLVLALSACAVGPDYKTPASEPANITAVTDGAAGQKNFDRSRFEGIWWQQFEDPTLNQLVTQSLKGNRDLRVAFARWKAARAIRDDVSNDAMPTITSRVSSDLGKGQIPGETTDRVNSERYDLGLDMAWEIDLFGRIQRNLESANAEQQAFEADLYQLQVTMIAELVDSYGQLRGAQLREKIALANLQNQQESRKITISLRDAGVGDQLDVERADARLASVEASVPQLQAEQVRQKNRIATLLGERPDKLSVDLSPKNLPAIAKALPIGDPGELLQRRPDVLSAERQLASATARIGVAKADLFPRVSLSGFLGFTAGRGSQIGSSAANAWALGPSITWAAFDLGSVRARLRGADADAEGALATYEQQVLLALEESENAFSDYGKRQQRLISLIRQSESSRSAANLAEIRYREGTVDFLVLLDAQRERLAAEDTQAQAEVDLYRGIVAIYKALGGGWQPETVASK from the coding sequence ATGAGTTTGAAAGCCTTCCTGCCGAGCCTGCTGGTACTGGCGCTCAGCGCCTGTGCCGTTGGCCCGGACTACAAGACCCCAGCCTCTGAACCGGCCAACATCACTGCGGTGACCGATGGTGCGGCCGGCCAGAAAAACTTTGATCGCTCGCGCTTCGAAGGCATCTGGTGGCAGCAGTTTGAAGACCCGACCCTCAACCAGTTGGTCACGCAATCCTTGAAGGGCAACCGTGACTTGCGCGTCGCCTTCGCCCGCTGGAAAGCAGCCCGGGCGATTCGCGATGACGTCAGCAATGACGCCATGCCGACCATCACCAGCCGCGTCAGCAGTGATCTGGGCAAAGGACAGATTCCCGGCGAGACCACCGACCGGGTCAATAGCGAACGCTACGACCTGGGTCTGGACATGGCATGGGAAATCGACCTGTTTGGCCGCATCCAGCGCAATCTGGAGTCGGCCAATGCCGAACAACAGGCATTCGAGGCGGATCTGTATCAACTGCAAGTCACCATGATTGCCGAATTGGTGGACTCTTATGGCCAGCTGCGTGGTGCGCAATTGCGCGAGAAAATCGCCCTGGCCAACCTGCAGAACCAGCAGGAGTCGCGCAAAATCACCATCAGCCTGCGTGACGCCGGCGTTGGCGATCAGCTCGATGTGGAGCGTGCAGATGCACGCCTTGCCTCTGTCGAAGCCAGCGTCCCGCAATTGCAGGCTGAGCAGGTGCGCCAGAAAAACCGTATCGCCACCCTGCTGGGTGAACGCCCGGACAAGTTGAGCGTGGACCTGAGCCCCAAAAACCTGCCGGCGATTGCCAAGGCCCTGCCGATCGGTGATCCGGGCGAGCTGTTGCAACGCCGTCCGGACGTCCTCAGCGCCGAACGTCAATTGGCGTCGGCCACAGCGCGCATTGGCGTTGCCAAGGCTGATCTGTTCCCGCGCGTGAGCCTCAGCGGCTTCCTCGGTTTCACGGCCGGGCGTGGCTCGCAGATCGGCTCTTCGGCTGCCAATGCCTGGGCACTCGGCCCGAGCATCACGTGGGCGGCGTTCGACCTGGGCAGTGTGCGTGCCCGTTTACGCGGTGCCGATGCCGATGCCGAAGGCGCCCTGGCAACCTACGAGCAACAAGTATTGCTGGCCCTTGAAGAGTCGGAAAACGCCTTCAGCGACTACGGCAAACGCCAGCAGCGCCTGATTTCGTTGATTCGTCAGAGCGAGTCCAGCCGATCCGCTGCCAATCTGGCGGAAATCCGCTACCGCGAAGGCACGGTGGATTTCCTTGTATTACTCGACGCCCAGCGCGAGCGTCTGGCAGCAGAAGACACCCAGGCCCAGGCTGAAGTCGACCTGTATCGCGGCATCGTCGCGATCTACAAGGCCCTCGGCGGTGGCTGGCAGCCAGAGACGGTCGCCAGCAAGTAA
- a CDS encoding efflux RND transporter permease subunit yields the protein MNFSQFFISRPIFAAVLSLLILIAGAISLFQLPISEYPEVVPPTVVVRANFPGANPKVIGETVAAPLEQAITGVENMLYMSSQSTADGKITLTITFALGTDLDNAQVQVQNRVTRTEPKLPEEVTRIGITVDKASPDLTMVVHLTSPDKRYDMLYLSNYALLNIKDELARLGGVGDVQLFGMGDYSLRVWLDPNKTASRNLTATDVVTAIREQNRQVAAGALGAPPAPNATAFQLSVNTQGRLVSEEEFENIIIRSGDNGEITRLKDIARVELGSSQYALRSLLNNQPAVAIPIFQRPGSNAIEISNEVRSKMAELKKNFPEGMDFSIVYDPTIFVRGSIEAVVHTLFEALILVVLVVILFLQTWRASIIPLVAVPVSLIGTFAVMHLFGFSLNALSLFGLVLAIGIVVDDAIVVVENVERNIELGLTPVEATKRAMREVTGPIIATALVLCAVFIPAAFISGLTGQFYKQFALTIAISTVISAFNSLTLSPALAAVLLKGHDAPKDRFSKVLDKIFGGWLFRPFNRFFEKASHGYVGTVARVIRSSGIALLLYAGLMVLTFFGFSSTPTGFVPGQDKQYLVAFAQLPDAASLDRTEDVIKRMSDLALKQPGVESAVAFPGLSINGFTNSPNAGIVFVTLKPFDERKDPSMSAGAIAGALNGQYAGIQEAYMAIFPPPPVQGLGTIGGFRLQIEDRGNLGYEELYKETMNIINKSHSVPELAGLFTSYTVNVPQVDAAIDREKAKTHGVAVSDIFDTLQIYLGSLYANDFNRFGRTYQVNVQAEQQFRLESDQIGQLKVRNNKGEMIPLATFIKVSDTSGPDRVSHYNGFVTAEINGAAAPGYSSGQAEKAIEKLLKEELPNGMTYEWTDLTYQQILSGNTALFVFPLCVLLAFLVLAAQYESWSLPLAVILIVPMTLLSAITGVIASGGDNNIFTQIGLIVLVGLACKNAILIVEFAKDKQLEGMNPLAAVLEACRLRLRPILMTSFAFIMGVVPLVFSSGAGAEMRHAMGVAVFSGMLGVTFFGLLLTPVFYVLIRNFVERGQARKAAKANLKLESH from the coding sequence ATGAATTTTTCCCAATTCTTCATTTCCCGGCCGATCTTCGCAGCGGTGCTATCGCTGCTGATCCTGATTGCCGGTGCGATCTCGCTGTTCCAATTGCCGATCAGCGAATACCCGGAAGTGGTGCCGCCGACCGTTGTGGTACGCGCCAACTTCCCGGGGGCCAACCCGAAAGTCATCGGTGAAACCGTGGCCGCTCCCCTGGAGCAAGCGATCACCGGCGTCGAGAACATGCTTTACATGTCCTCGCAGTCGACCGCCGACGGCAAGATCACCCTGACCATCACCTTCGCCCTGGGCACTGACCTGGATAACGCGCAGGTGCAGGTGCAAAACCGCGTGACCCGGACCGAGCCGAAACTTCCCGAAGAAGTGACGCGCATCGGTATCACCGTGGACAAGGCGTCGCCCGACCTGACGATGGTTGTGCACTTGACCTCGCCGGACAAACGCTACGACATGCTCTACCTGTCCAACTACGCCTTGCTCAACATCAAGGATGAGCTGGCGCGTCTGGGCGGTGTCGGTGATGTACAGCTGTTCGGCATGGGCGATTACTCGCTACGGGTCTGGCTCGATCCGAACAAGACTGCTTCGCGTAACCTGACCGCGACTGATGTGGTCACTGCAATCCGTGAACAGAACCGTCAGGTCGCTGCCGGTGCGCTGGGTGCGCCACCCGCCCCGAATGCCACGGCGTTCCAGTTGTCGGTCAACACCCAGGGCCGCCTGGTGTCCGAGGAAGAGTTCGAGAACATCATCATTCGCTCCGGCGACAACGGTGAAATCACTCGTCTCAAAGACATCGCTCGCGTCGAACTGGGTTCCAGCCAGTACGCCCTGCGTTCCTTGCTGAACAACCAACCGGCGGTGGCGATCCCGATCTTCCAGCGCCCTGGCTCCAACGCCATCGAGATTTCCAACGAAGTGCGGTCGAAAATGGCCGAGCTGAAGAAGAACTTCCCGGAAGGCATGGATTTCAGCATCGTCTATGACCCGACGATCTTCGTGCGCGGCTCCATCGAGGCGGTGGTCCATACCCTGTTCGAAGCGCTGATCCTCGTGGTTCTGGTGGTGATCCTGTTCCTGCAAACCTGGCGCGCCTCGATCATTCCGTTGGTGGCGGTGCCGGTATCGCTGATCGGTACATTTGCCGTGATGCACTTGTTCGGCTTCTCGTTGAACGCCTTGTCATTGTTCGGCCTGGTACTGGCGATCGGGATCGTGGTCGACGATGCGATCGTGGTGGTGGAAAACGTCGAGCGAAATATCGAACTGGGACTGACGCCGGTCGAGGCAACAAAACGGGCCATGCGTGAAGTGACCGGCCCGATCATCGCCACGGCGCTGGTACTGTGTGCGGTGTTTATTCCAGCGGCGTTCATCTCCGGGTTGACCGGGCAGTTCTACAAACAATTCGCCCTGACCATCGCGATTTCCACGGTGATCTCGGCCTTCAACTCGCTGACCCTGTCGCCGGCACTGGCGGCCGTGTTGTTGAAAGGTCATGACGCGCCGAAAGACCGTTTCTCCAAGGTCCTCGACAAAATCTTCGGTGGCTGGTTGTTCCGTCCGTTCAACCGTTTCTTTGAAAAAGCCAGCCATGGTTACGTCGGCACGGTGGCCCGTGTCATCCGCAGCAGCGGTATCGCCCTGCTGTTGTACGCAGGTCTGATGGTGCTGACGTTCTTCGGTTTCTCCAGCACGCCGACCGGTTTCGTACCCGGCCAGGACAAGCAATACCTGGTGGCCTTCGCGCAACTGCCGGACGCCGCGAGCCTGGACCGTACCGAAGATGTGATCAAACGCATGTCCGATCTGGCGCTGAAACAGCCGGGTGTGGAAAGTGCGGTGGCCTTCCCTGGCCTGTCCATCAACGGTTTCACCAACAGCCCGAACGCCGGCATCGTGTTCGTGACCCTGAAACCGTTCGACGAGCGTAAAGACCCGAGCATGTCCGCCGGTGCAATTGCCGGTGCGTTGAACGGCCAGTACGCCGGGATTCAGGAAGCCTACATGGCGATCTTCCCGCCGCCGCCGGTACAAGGCCTGGGCACCATCGGTGGTTTCCGCCTGCAGATCGAAGACCGGGGTAACCTCGGCTACGAAGAGCTGTACAAAGAAACCATGAACATCATCAACAAGAGCCACAGCGTTCCGGAACTGGCCGGGCTGTTCACCAGCTACACCGTGAACGTGCCGCAGGTCGATGCCGCCATCGACCGGGAAAAAGCCAAGACCCACGGCGTGGCCGTCAGTGACATCTTCGACACCCTGCAGATTTACCTGGGTTCGCTGTATGCCAACGACTTCAACCGCTTCGGCCGTACCTACCAGGTCAACGTTCAGGCCGAGCAGCAGTTCCGCCTCGAATCCGACCAGATCGGTCAGCTGAAAGTGCGTAACAACAAAGGCGAGATGATCCCGCTGGCGACGTTCATCAAGGTCAGCGACACCTCGGGCCCGGATCGCGTCTCGCATTACAACGGTTTCGTCACCGCAGAAATCAACGGTGCCGCCGCCCCCGGCTACAGCTCCGGCCAGGCCGAAAAAGCCATCGAGAAACTGCTCAAGGAAGAACTTCCGAACGGCATGACCTACGAATGGACCGACCTGACCTACCAGCAGATTCTGTCCGGCAACACTGCGCTGTTCGTGTTCCCGCTCTGCGTACTGCTGGCGTTCCTGGTGCTCGCGGCGCAGTACGAAAGCTGGAGCCTGCCACTGGCGGTGATCCTGATCGTACCGATGACCCTGCTGTCGGCCATCACCGGTGTGATTGCTTCGGGTGGCGACAACAACATCTTCACCCAGATCGGCTTGATCGTACTGGTGGGGCTTGCCTGTAAGAACGCGATTCTGATCGTCGAGTTTGCCAAGGACAAACAGCTTGAAGGCATGAACCCGCTGGCCGCCGTGCTCGAAGCGTGCCGCCTGCGTCTGCGGCCGATCCTGATGACCTCCTTCGCGTTCATCATGGGTGTTGTGCCTCTGGTGTTCTCCAGCGGTGCCGGTGCGGAAATGCGTCACGCCATGGGTGTGGCGGTGTTCTCCGGGATGCTCGGGGTGACCTTCTTTGGACTGTTGCTGACGCCGGTGTTTTACGTACTGATTCGCAACTTTGTCGAACGCGGCCAAGCGCGCAAAGCAGCCAAGGCCAACCTGAAGCTGGAGTCGCACTGA